Proteins from a single region of Tautonia marina:
- the trxA gene encoding thioredoxin produces the protein MAGNVQEFTDATWQSEVLDSDVPVVVDFWAPWCGPCRMLAPTIEKLANEYSGRVKIGKMDTDQNNNTPSSLGISSIPTVVFFQGGKEVGRLVGVNPEAKFKATLAEMGVS, from the coding sequence ATGGCTGGGAACGTCCAAGAGTTTACCGACGCGACTTGGCAGTCGGAAGTTCTCGATTCGGATGTCCCTGTGGTGGTCGATTTCTGGGCCCCCTGGTGCGGTCCCTGTCGGATGCTCGCGCCGACAATCGAAAAGCTGGCGAACGAGTATTCCGGCCGTGTGAAGATCGGCAAAATGGATACCGACCAGAACAACAACACCCCCAGCAGCCTGGGTATCTCGTCGATCCCGACGGTCGTCTTCTTCCAGGGGGGCAAGGAAGTGGGCCGCCTGGTCGGAGTGAACCCCGAGGCGAAGTTCAAGGCGACCCTGGCCGAAATGGGTGTCTCCTGA
- a CDS encoding phosphoribosylanthranilate isomerase: MDAVINASAPLIKICGVTTPDDARMVAGSGADWIGINFHPASKRYVPPDRAPGLVAAMAGLAEPVGLFVDRLPAEIVRESERAGVQIVQLHGEEPPETVRDLKRDGYQVIRAFRLADRASVDRLEAWLVLAAQLDGLPDAVLVDAFVPGQQGGTGHAIATDVLDHLADRLNTSPFLATHHEPAEGAAPRLILAGGLTPDTVAEAVARVRPWMVDVASGVESSPGRKDRDLVSAFIRAARSA, from the coding sequence TTGGACGCTGTCATCAACGCTTCCGCTCCGCTTATCAAGATTTGCGGCGTGACCACGCCCGACGATGCTCGGATGGTGGCCGGGTCGGGGGCCGACTGGATCGGCATCAACTTCCACCCGGCCTCGAAGCGTTATGTCCCGCCGGATCGAGCTCCCGGTCTGGTCGCGGCGATGGCGGGGCTTGCCGAACCGGTCGGCCTGTTCGTCGATCGACTCCCGGCGGAGATCGTCCGGGAGTCGGAGCGTGCCGGTGTCCAGATCGTGCAGCTTCACGGGGAGGAACCGCCCGAAACCGTCCGCGACCTGAAGCGAGACGGTTACCAGGTGATTCGAGCCTTCCGCCTGGCCGACCGGGCATCCGTCGATCGCCTGGAAGCCTGGCTCGTCCTCGCGGCGCAGCTCGATGGATTGCCCGACGCGGTGCTGGTCGATGCCTTCGTGCCCGGCCAGCAAGGGGGCACCGGGCATGCCATTGCAACCGACGTCCTCGACCATCTGGCCGATCGTCTCAACACCTCACCATTTCTGGCAACGCATCACGAGCCGGCCGAAGGCGCGGCTCCCCGGCTCATCCTTGCCGGCGGCCTGACGCCCGACACGGTTGCCGAGGCGGTCGCTCGGGTCCGGCCCTGGATGGTCGATGTCGCCAGTGGGGTCGAGTCGAGTCCCGGTCGGAAGGACCGCGACCTCGTGTCGGCCTTCATCCGAGCCGCCCGGTCAGCCTGA
- the cax gene encoding calcium/proton exchanger, producing MTKKRVNRRERSPSRPEGRSPQEARHPLPPDSAAHTFDWRDWCDPRRVGWLSLMLLFIPIGIGLRIAGVGETWQFITAGLAIIPLAGLMGESTEHLAHRLGPGIGGLLNATFGNAAELIIALFALFRGFDEVVKASITGSIIGNLLLVMGASLLAGGLRWPRQQFNRTAAGVGSTMMVLAAFGMLIPAIFYALPEVVQVAEEEGQGQRLMLEHELSVGVCIILMVTYVLYLVFSLKTHQDLFNPDAEEGTADESLHGHGPGWSMRRSIGTLLLATTFVAIMSEILIGAVEHTTQSFGLSEVFVGVIVVAIVGNAAEHSTAILVAMKNKMDLSVGIAIGSALQIALFVAPVLVFASYLREEPMDLLFTTLEIVAVLLAVFIARMVAEDGESNWLEGAMLLMIYAILAVAFFVLPAGHGEHGAEGDHPSPAIESAALEGG from the coding sequence TTGACTAAGAAGCGAGTCAACCGACGGGAACGATCGCCATCACGACCAGAGGGACGCTCCCCTCAGGAAGCGAGGCATCCTCTGCCCCCCGATTCCGCGGCTCATACATTTGATTGGCGAGACTGGTGCGACCCCCGTCGTGTCGGCTGGTTGAGCCTGATGTTGCTGTTCATTCCCATCGGCATCGGCTTGCGGATTGCCGGGGTCGGAGAGACCTGGCAGTTCATCACGGCAGGCTTGGCGATCATCCCCCTGGCCGGCCTGATGGGAGAATCGACCGAGCACCTCGCCCACCGGCTCGGGCCGGGGATCGGCGGGCTCCTGAACGCCACCTTCGGCAACGCGGCCGAGCTGATCATCGCTCTGTTCGCCCTGTTCCGCGGCTTCGACGAGGTGGTCAAGGCGTCGATCACCGGGTCGATCATCGGCAACCTCTTGCTCGTCATGGGCGCCAGTCTGCTGGCCGGCGGCCTGCGATGGCCCCGGCAGCAGTTTAATCGGACGGCCGCCGGGGTCGGCTCGACCATGATGGTGCTGGCCGCCTTCGGCATGCTCATTCCGGCCATCTTCTACGCCTTGCCCGAGGTCGTTCAGGTGGCCGAGGAGGAAGGCCAGGGGCAGCGATTAATGCTCGAACACGAGCTGAGCGTCGGCGTCTGCATCATCCTGATGGTGACGTACGTCCTCTACCTCGTTTTCAGCCTCAAAACGCATCAGGACCTGTTCAATCCCGATGCCGAGGAGGGGACCGCCGACGAGAGCCTGCACGGCCACGGTCCCGGATGGAGCATGAGGCGATCGATCGGGACCTTGCTCTTGGCCACAACCTTCGTGGCGATCATGAGCGAGATTCTCATCGGCGCCGTCGAGCACACGACGCAGTCGTTCGGTCTGAGCGAGGTCTTCGTCGGTGTGATCGTCGTGGCGATCGTCGGCAACGCGGCCGAGCACTCGACGGCGATCCTGGTGGCGATGAAGAACAAGATGGACCTATCCGTGGGCATCGCCATCGGCTCGGCCCTGCAAATCGCCCTGTTCGTCGCGCCGGTCCTGGTCTTTGCCAGTTACCTGCGCGAGGAGCCGATGGACCTGCTCTTCACCACGCTGGAGATCGTGGCCGTTTTGCTCGCCGTCTTCATCGCCCGGATGGTGGCCGAGGACGGCGAGTCGAACTGGCTGGAAGGGGCGATGCTCCTGATGATTTACGCCATCCTCGCCGTCGCCTTCTTCGTCTTGCCAGCCGGCCACGGTGAGCACGGCGCGGAGGGAGACCACCCAAGCCCGGCGATCGAATCCGCTGCCCTCGAAGGGGGATGA